The sequence below is a genomic window from Lolium perenne isolate Kyuss_39 chromosome 4, Kyuss_2.0, whole genome shotgun sequence.
ccctctagggttggccgtccatgggaggtggagtcccttcgggactccgccttccaaagtgatttcttccggacttttctagaaccttctagaaccttccataaatgcaccggatcattttcaaacttataaaatgacttcctatatatgaatcttattctccggaccattccggaactcctcgtgatgtccgggatcccatccgagacttcgaacaatacttcaaactccattccatattcaagttctactaatacgacatcaaaccttaagtgtgtcaccctacggtttgcgaactatgtagacatggttgagaactctctccgaccaataaccaatagcgggatctggagatccataatggctcccacatattcaacgatgacttagtgatcgaatgaaccattcacatacgataccaattccctttgtcacgcgatattttacttgtccgaggtttgatcatcggtatctcactataccttgttcaacctcgtctcctgacaagtactctttactcgtaccgtggtatgtagtctcttatgaacttattcatatgcttgcaagctaattagacgacattccaccgagagggcccagagtatatctatccgtcatcgggatggacaaatcccactgttgatccatatgcctcaactcatactttccggatacttaatcccacatttataaccacccatttacgcagtggcgtttgatgtaatcaaagtacctttccggtataagtgatttacatgatctcatggtcgaaaggactaggaaactatgtatcgaaagcttatagcaaataacttaatgacgtgatcttatgctacgcttaattgggtgtgtccattacatcattcatataatgatataaccttgttattaataacatacaatgttcatgattatgaaactaatcatctattaatcaacaagctagttaagaggcttactagggactcattgttgtttacataacacacatgtatcaatgtttcggttaatacaattatagcatggtatataaacttttatcataaacataaagatatataataaccacttttattattgcctcttgggcatatctccaacaatgtcCGCAGGGAAGGAGCCGACGACAGAAGGCCGACCGCGTGGCAGCATCCATGGCCCTCAAAACCTTCGCTGACCACTGCCACCGCCATCTCAGGCTCCCGCGCCAGCATTGATACCAATGGTGTTGGAAGCTGCGCGGGCATTGATGGCGCTACTTAACTAGCCCTATGCTCATCTCTCCTCCGCATTTCTAGGGCCATCGCCATTGCCAGAAAGCCACCAACCCCTGTCGCTGATGAAGATGCCCAAATAGCTTAAGAAAACCGCCAACGACCAAATTGTCGTCGGACCGCTGCCGATGCTGCTAGGAGTCTCCGCCTCACCGTAATCGTGCCCGTGCTCGGAATCTACCGCCGCCTCCACAGGCGGTAGATTTCGTCGAGCCTCAAGCCACGGTGGCGCTCCAGCAGCCTCCCAGCCACAGCGCAACAGGCACTATGTGTCGTTGCAGGACTACCATCGCCGGTGGGTGTAGGCTGATCCGTGCCGCCAGTGCGATGTCTCCCTTCCCGGAGGATGGCACCTCAACAAGGGCAGGGTGCCCGTTCCCTCAACGCCGATGGATGGGCTGGCGCTTCAGAAGGAGATGCGCCACCAAATCCAGCGGCTACCGCCGGCGTTGAGGTACGATCGCGCCTACATGCACACCTATTTCTAGCACACATTTGTAACGTGGGAGCACGAGGCGTGACGTGCGATCCACGGCATGCGGGACTTTTAACCCGGCGATGACTACCAATCCCCACCGGCGCCGACTACGCGGGTCAATGTTTTCAATGCAAAATCTACACAAAAGAATTATTTTCGATGCAGCCGCTCCAGACTATCATAGGACAGTTTCCTCACATTTCTGATCGCTTGTGCGAAAGATATGGCCATATGGGCAGATTAGTTTCTTCTTCTTGCGGATATAAGATATAAGCACTTGTTACCACTTGTGCCAAAGATATAATCGGTACGAGTACGACTAGCTCTCGTTTTCTTCTTCATTTTTCTTCTCAAATAATATTGGTAGGCTTCAACTAGGCATGGATGGATAAAGGAGTTGACCTAGAAGCTTACCGTATACTACCTTAATTTCAAAGCTTAATGCTTATATTAATTTTTAAAAGTCAAATCAAGTAAATTTAATTAAATTTTAAAAGAATTATCAAcacatatgatattttgtagataccatataaaaaatatattttattatctatctaatgatattaatttcatattttaaatgtgaatgattttttaataaaaacttgttcaaacttgatATAATTTGTTTCTAAAAAATTACAAGACTTAAACCTTGAGATGAAGGTAGTAATTTGCTCCGACGAGACGAGCCCCCGGAGAACATATTGAATTCCCAAGTTTGACTAACAAAttcaaaccaaataaatcaacgGAGATTCCGTCTCCGTCCTCGGTGGTACTAGTATATAGGACTAGTATAACTCCATTGACGCCTTCTCTCGTCTTTCCGTGCGGATAGTCGGGAGTTTGTCAATTTTCCTGTTTCATCGATAGGTAACCTGGTCGCGTGTGTttttctatctacctttctatttTAAGAACATATCAGCTCACATTTTTTTAATGTACTACTAGCAAGTAGCGCCGCTGAGCAAGTAATAATAAACAAAAGGTGGGCGAAACGAATGGAACATTTAGTATTTATTTCACATTTTAATTTACAGAGATGATTTGGTTCGGCTGATATGAGTACAACTGTACAAGCAGCTGTCGATACctttatctatacctaataataaagaaattacctaataataaagaaaataaggcttcttgttcgtccgtctaTTTTTGCCCCTGGATCTCAATGAAATTACAACTCCTGCCACCGCCTAATTCAGAAAACGATTCGCTCAAGCCCAAATAAATTCGTTAACCTCGCTCCCATGGTGATTCTCGCTCGCCTTCGTGCGATGGACGCCTTCCGCCTCCCGCTCCCTCCCTGTGTTGGCTGCTCAGCCATCACCATCGACACGGATCTCCAACAGAAGAAGGGTCTTGATATGGGTCGGGCGCCGTATCGTCCACGTAGACGTATGTGTCGTGCCACCGCTGGAGCTTCTCCCCGGCCCCCTCCTCCACCCGCACCTGGACAGAGCATGCCAGCTCGACCTTCGTTCGTCATTCCCGGCAGCGGCGGCAACACGCGCCTGCGCTTGACGCGAAGCCGGCGGCGACTAGCAGCCGAGACCAAGACCCGGCACCTTAGCGCCTCTATCCGACCATCTCCACTACGCCAATCTCAGGCGTGGGAGCGTGTCTAGGCGAGCCCCGCTCCAAATTGAGCCGCTCCTCCGTCGTGTCCTGGTACTGCAAGCTGGGCTCACCCTGCTATGGCAAACTTCTCCTCCTGCATTCTGCTCCGTCCCCATGTGGCACGCCCTGTTTATAGAGTTCGGCGCTCCACCGTACAGAAAGTGTTCGACATAATGTCTACACATTGGCCATGGCACATTCGGTGTTCAAGTCATCCAGGATTTGGTGACTTGGTGCCACTGCAGGCTATGTCTATCAAAATAAGTGTATGCGTTTTAGTCTGCTACTATTTTCTCTAATTCCTTTACTATTAGTAGCGGCGATGCTACTTCTAATTTGCCCTCTCTACATGTAGCCCGTACTGATTATTGCTACTGGCACTGTGCCAGTGAAGCTGCATTAGAAGAGGCCTAGGTACCTTTGAGTAAATGTGTCTATAAGATGTAGTTTCACTGTTCTTTTGCTCCTTGCAAAACTGTTTTAGCTTTTGAGGCTACAACATGTAATAACTGTGCAGCGTAGATTGGGTAAAACATATCATGCATACTGATTTCCTTTGTGTTATTTCGTTGAAATTGAAAACACAATTTTCCATGTAATCCAATTATTTAACAATTTAACAAGATTAAATTAATTTAGTGTTTTTCATATTATTTAGTTTTTTCATATGATGATTTTATACTTTCCGATACACGTGATCTATACCATGAAAATTAGAAACCAATTGCTCAGTTATTTCCTTTATTACTTTTGTTAGGATTGTTTTATAGTGGCACATCTAGGAGAATTGGAATTTTGGTGGAAACCACCGTACTACTTACATCCCGAACCAATTAACTCAACTTTGTTTAAACATAAGATATATGAGTACACACATTTTattatctagatatatatgtgtaTCTAGACAAAATTAAGTCAACTAATTTGCGGCGGAGGGAATAGTTCAAAACCATGAAACAAACCAAAATCGAGGGTATAGTTTAAACATAAGATGTTTGACTTATTTTATACCcgtcgcaacgcacgggcacattccctagtctatacctaataataaagggagaagcgtttccgtggtttggtccgtcagACCTGATTTTCGTCCGTTCGCTTTCGTTCGTCCGTCGTGCCCAGCTTTCCTACGTCTCCCCCTGTCCAGCTGAACCGCGTCGTGTATGGAGCCACACAAAGTCCGGCTGGACCTGATCCTTCTTTAAATAGCTAACGATCATACCGTATGCCACGTACACAGGCGCTAGGTCTGAAACTTTGTTTAACTCAAAAGGTTTCCTCAGTCGTTGTCTGGACACCGATCTGGCCTATGTATTGCACGTCAAAAGAAAAACGCCAGCAGAAGCAACGATCGGAGCTGACCAAAAATTCAGACGGGAGACAACCGTCATACGCAGAGTCCAGATTGAATCTCTGAGGTAATAGAAAGAGTCCAGGTGTAGTGTGGGAATCACGATCAGAACCGCGCGCGAGTCGGTCTTTTCTTGGCTTTGTCTATACCAAAAAATATAGGAGCGTTAGATTTTGCTCTGCAACAATCGATCTAAGCCAGACAAAAAAATAACGACGACTttgatgcaccaccaccacctcctccttccCGGCGGAGGTCATGACTCATGAGCCGGGTCGTCGACGGGGGCGAGAGCTGGCAAACCAGTACCACTACACGCGGGCGGCAGGATCATGAGGTGTCTCATGGATTAATTCTGCAACAGCCTAGCTGAGGTCGCCAATGTGGCCGACGTCAAAGTCATCTGCAAAGTGTACCTCTCGTCTAGGGTTCTGAACTTCTGATCACGCCAAAGGTTAAGGAGGACCGGGAAACTAGGCACGTCAGGACCAAGAGGAGCGCCGCTGCGGGCGGCGCACTAAGTGCGAAACTGCATTATGTCCTGACGAGCGCTGCGCCATGTCGACGAAGCAGTTCGCTGACCTTGCTGCACTCTTGATCTTAATTTTTTTGCTGCACTCTTGATCTTAATTAACTGGATTTACTTTGGGCGTGCTGGGTCGGACCGCAATCGGCACAACATCGACGGGGACATGCATTCTTCCAGCGCGCTGATGGAAATCATGCAGCTCGCATCGTGGAGGTTGTCGTACCGCGCGTGGCCGATACCTTCAAGCTAGCTTGGCTGTGGATCAAACTGAATTAATTTCTTCAATGTATGCTGCTAGGTGCTTCCTCCATTCACACAAAGATTGCTATCTGAAATTCTGAACCTTCATGTTGCTACAGCTGCTCACGCACATCAGTGTAAATGACCAGACTTGGGTGCGCCTAGAGGCTGAACTCAACATGTTTCTTCAGATACACTAGGAGTTGGTGTTGGATGCTGCGGTTGTTGATAAGTGCAGAGATAAGGTCGTGGCTGCCGAGGATCATCAACGAGGCGGCAAAGGTCAATGTTGTGCCGGACTCGCACGCAGGGCGGTCCGACAGATTGTCTGCCTTGGATCTACCAACAAGCTGTACACTACATCAAGGCTGATCTATCACAGCACCCTCGACACTACATAATCAACAAATTGGACACTACGTCGTCTACAAGTAAGGGTTGATGGAGAGCTATTATGTATACACCACATGTTGgttgatttttttattttaaGTTTACTTCGGTTATTCTGATATTTGTCTTTAAACGATATTTCAAGTCCTCCTTCCTGCATTTTGAACTATAACATAAACTCAAATTATTCTATGTTTGTTCATGCTAAATTGAAAAGGTCCATGTGCTTCTATCTTAATTGGTTGTTGTGTAAGATGTCTTCTTCCAGTTAAGGGTGTTGAAATGTCAATAATACGTATACCTGATGGTTGGTACTAAATCTTCTACAGTAGCAATAGTGAGTAGTATCATTGGAAGAAATATGTGCTCATGTTTTCAAGATAGAAAACTCTATAGGTTTGGAAAAAAGGGAAAGTATTAACACGCCTAGGGTTTTGAGCATTAGCCTAAAACATATACCATAAATCAACGCGCAAGTCAATCCATTTTGGGGCAGAAGTGATCAATATAGAACCGATTaaaaattattttaataaacccgttgcaacgcacgggcaaatttactagtaataataaaggagctaaggtttctgccaaaattttcgtccaacttttcgtttgaccgttttaccctcccaccaaattacATACTACTGCTAATTGTCATTATACCGGTTCGCGTGTATCTCTTTTTTTCTTCCATGGCCCAAACCCAATCCCGTGATTCAGGCACAGGAGCCCTCATCCCGCGATTCCTTGCACAGGAGCCGCCTCGCCCGCTCGGATCTCGCTTGTTCCGCAGTGGGGCGCCACATCCCTCATCCCTCATCCGGCCGGAGAATGAAAGTTCGCCGTCGGACGAGATCCCGTCCCCGAGGCGTCCCGATTTCGTCTGCAAGGGCGCGGGCATACGGAAGAACTCGCCGCGGCCACATCCCGGCACAGCAGCTCGCTCCCCGCGGGTCAACGCCGCCCGCCGCCCACGCGGGCTTCGCCCTGCCAAGGCCGCGCGCGATGCCATAGAGCGTCTGCAAGGGCGAGGGGCTCGCCGCGGCCACATTCCGGCTCAGCAGCGTCGCTCGCCGCGGGTCAACGCCGCCTGCGAAGGCCGCGCGCGGCGCTGTCGAGCGTCtgcacgggcgcggggctcgcCGCGGCCACATCCCGGCGCAGCAGCGTCGCTCGCCGCGGGTCAGCGTCGCCTGCGAAGGCCCGCACAACCTCGAGACAGGGGCTCCTTCCGCGAGCAGAAGGGAATCGACCTGAAGCTTCCCTCACAACCAGCGCGCCTAAGGAAGGGAGAGGGGGAGCTGGGTCGCCGGGGAGAGGTGAATTGGACGGAAGGAGCACCGAGGAGCCGGCGATTGGCGGCGGCGGACTGTGCAACAACTAAAAATACTGCAAAGTGTGTGGTGATGCTGCCGAGCTGCCGGCCCGCCCGCATATCCAGGGCGGCACAcgctccctggccgcgcccctcTCACTGGACCTCTTCAGCGATCCGTTCCTTGCCGTCAGAACGTCCCTGATCGCCGGAGAGCTCCGCCCTGAACCGTCCCTCACCGGCCTGCTCCGCCCTGATCCATCTCTGCCCTTCTGAGATAGCTGATGCTTGCATAATTGGTGGATGCTACCTAACAGATGCAGAAGAGAGAAGGTTCCAAAACTAGAATATGTTTCATGCAAGCGCAATCGTTCTTCTAATGGTGGTACTTCCCGTGTTCTTTGCCTATAGTTATGCAGGTTTGCAGATACACCAAAAGATTATGCACAGCTGACTCCGCATCTGTTTCTTCTGCAAAAGATGGCTTCAGTACGTACAAGAGCGGCAGATTCAgtgatggacagaggtagtattatTAATGACAAGGGAACATAGACTGGTCACATATTTGTGACAACTACTGCTGGCAAAAATGAAAGCGCTACAAGAACAGTGAGCTCTATGCAATGTTTCTCTTCTATAACTGAGAAAGATTAGCCATATCTAAACTTGGTTTTGTAGTATACGCCTGAGACTGTTCATGGTGTTGTAATCGAGCATTACAACATGTACCAGCACATGCCACTTATCCAAGTGAAGTTGTATAATATTTATGTGCATGTACTTTACTGGCATGTTCAGTTCGCATAAGAAAGCAACTCATTTAAAGCAACCTTAGCTAGCTCCAAATCAAGTTGATTTGGTCTTTGATGAATTAAAATAATATCTTATTTTTGGCAGATATGTAGGGCATTTTCTTTACATTCAGGCAGAGATATCAAGCCTTCCAGGTATACCGCAAAATGCCTTATAAGGTATATGATACACACGAGCAATCTATAATTGTAAAGATCCTGAAGTTTAATGGGATAATTCTTAATAATGGCAATAAAGTAGTTATTTTTAAATTGTTATATATTGAATACTTATTTATTTCAGTATATATTTAGGAGTCAAGTGTGAATGTACCCTGTAAGAGATGTGTAGAGAAGCGAGTCACAAGATATAATTCATTTGATTATTTATTTCTCCCGGTGCAACCTATAGACACTTTTACAAATACTTGctccgtagcgaagcacgggttttgtcctagtcttttctaaaaaaaagatgtgacaaattgaaaaaaaaatccaacacaATTAAGGTTTGGGTTACCACTATTGCTGACACCCTAACAGATAGCAGTGTGTGGCCCGTGTTTTGTTCGCTAAACTAGTTTCTAACCGGTGGACCTATGGCAGGCCTAGGTGGCAAGGAGGTAAGGGTTAAGGGAGACAAATGTTAGACTGGTCTAAATTGTTACTTAGATCCCCTCTATCTTTAATAtctttaagagcatctccaccggcgcccccaTAACGGTCCCGATAGTATTTTGGGGACCGgcagcgaaaatgggctcgcaccggtgcgtTCCAAACGGTGCCGGCtaattttcgagcccaatagaatcgccggcaaccccgtgccagcCTCTTCGCCAAGGGCACGAATCGGGCGCGTCGGCACCTCGGGGCATGTCTGAAAACGAGCGTGAGCTCCGCCTGCAGCCAGACACACCGATTTCCCACCTCCTACACACGCCCGAgccgactcccacccctctagatcgccaCCGTCACCGTCGCTGCCGCGGCcccctgcttgcaatagacaccgccAACTGTCTAGGAACCGCCGTCCATCGACACGGCCGCCACCCCCTCGACCGGCGGCCGCTGTTTCGCCCGGAACAGAGCTCGCCGCCACCGCGATGGTACCGccccgcccgcaaggtgttcgtctgattgccgcgatggacagcgacgatgagatgatGGTGCAGCTGTTCACGGAGGAGCAGAACGCTTAGGCTGTTcggcggcaacagcagcagctgatTCTGATGAACCTGATGCGTGTTCGTCAGCCTTTCTTCGTCGTGCCTCGGCGCGGCGGCTCAAAGCCaggcaagaggaggaacatcaaccgGCATCGTGAAGCCGGCGCAATGCTGCTTGACGCCGACTACTTCAACGACGATGCGACTCATTCGCTGAAGGAATTTCGGCgccggtttaggatgaacaaggagcTGTTCTTGAAGATTGTCCATGACGTCAGGAAGTACGACAAGTACTTCATGGCCAAAAAAGATTGCACAGATTTGTGGGGTTTCAcctcgattcagaagtgcactgctGCAATGCGCTGTCTTGCATACGGAGCTCCTCCAGATAGAACCAATGACTACCTACGGATGGCAGAGTCGACATGTACAGAGACTCTCTACATGTTCTGTCGAGCCGTCATAGCGGTATTTGCTAAAgactatttgagagcaccaagacaagatgatacagctcggatcctggaaaagaatgcagcaagagggtttcctgggatgctcggAAGCATTGACTGTATGCATTGGGGATGGAAGAATTGCCCTTTTGCTTGGCAGGGGATCTACAAGGGGCATACTGGTGAGTGCAGTGTCATTCTTGAGGCTGTGGCAGACCATGAGCTTTGGATTTGGCATGTATTTTTTGGCATGAcaggaacaaacaatgatatcaacgtgttgcagcgctctccggtgtttgccaggctagctgagggataagctcctgccgtgaactttgaggtaaacggccacgcatacaacaaggggtactatctagctgatgATATCTACCCAAcatatgctacatttgtgaagacaattcccTCTCCATCAAACGAGATGGAAGCCTATTTTGCAACATACCAGGAAGCAACACAcaaggatgttgagcgtgcttTTGGGGTGCTTCAGCACCGTTTCGCCATTGGCAGGTACCTGCTCTCACTTTGTCTGAggctcagatgtgggaggtgatgaacgcctgtgtgatcatccacaacatgatcattgagagcgagcgCAACGCACCTGTGCAGGATAATCatccatttgattatcaagggcCACTAGCTGAGGTACAACATGTACCCCAAGAATTTGCTGCTTTTTTCATATGcacaatgaaattcgagatgcaggTGCCCATGCACAGCTGAAGGAGGATCTAGTTGCGCATTTGTGGGCGAGAAGAGGAGCcgccaacaatgcatgattttatttctatttgtttgCATGTATGCATAATTTAAGTATTGTTTGTTTGTTaggttgtatgaataatttaagtactatttgtttgattgattgtatgaataatttaattactatttgtttgattgattgtatgaataatttaattctacttgtgtgattgtatgaataaaatatgattgatatgttgtttcaaaatattgtaaaaagaaaaaaattggGGGCCGCCGTTTGGGAGGCGCCGGCGTGGGAACAATGTCCCCAAATGGAGAATGCACtgccgacgcccctgccggcgactatttgggggctgccggtggagatgctctaaatcctCAGTGAGCCTCACGCCTAACTAGAGTCAGGCTCACGTCGGCACAACACGTTGGAACCAGCGAAGAAGCTAGAGTATCTGAAACCAGGGTGCACGCAGGGTGCCTTGACAGAGAGAAGATAATTTTAAAGGGTGCATATATGGTGAAAAAATATTCTACCAAGAATTTGTTTTCTAACACCGGGGTCATGTGCGCCCCTAGCTTAGGGTGGATCCGCCGCTGGTTGGAACCACCTCATCATTCTGCCCTTCTCCCTCAATTTACAACTCTCCTCTTCCACGGAGCGCGGCGAATGTTGTCGTCAGCATCTCTATCCTCCCGGTCTCCGCGGACCTCGCTGAGCTCCCAAGTCCCAACAACCCGTTAGCTCCACATTAGTTGAAGGTCGTGCGGAGCTGCCCCGGTTTGTTTAGTTCATCTTCATCTTCTCTGGTACTAGGGCGACGTCGATCTCCTGCACCGCCTTGTACCATACCTCCTCGTTTTCTTCCTCAACATATTGCGAACCTCTTGAAGCTTCCAGAGCTGCCCCTCAATGCAGTGTGCCTTTGAGCCTAGCTCGTCATGTCACCCTGCTTTGGCCACAGTCGTAATGAGAACCCGATGAGAAATTCTGATGGGAGCATGGAGAATACAACACGGTCGACATTGACGAAGCATCTCTGTTGGTTGACGATGACAGAGCATCTCTGATGAATGGTTTCATTCGATGACTTTTCCCCAGCACATCACAGTCGGGTGGATTGAGGccaaggcgaaggggcgatgattCGTCGCATGCCGATGGTAGCTCCCTGGCGCCACTGCCCTAGGAAAGCTTGTCAAGTGAAGCATCATCG
It includes:
- the LOC139830200 gene encoding uncharacterized protein, whose protein sequence is MDSDDEMMPFFVVPRRGGSKPGKRRNINRHREAGAMLLDADYFNDDATHSLKEFRRRFRMNKELFLKIVHDVRKYDKYFMAKKDCTDLWGFTSIQKCTAAMRCLAYGAPPDRTNDYLRMAESTCTETLYMFCRAVIATIPSPSNEMEAYFATYQEATHKDVERAFGVLQHRFAIGRYLLSLCLRLRCGR